Proteins encoded by one window of Dioscorea cayenensis subsp. rotundata cultivar TDr96_F1 chromosome 20, TDr96_F1_v2_PseudoChromosome.rev07_lg8_w22 25.fasta, whole genome shotgun sequence:
- the LOC120251947 gene encoding VQ motif-containing protein 4, whose protein sequence is METHPNLQDREIPSPNSSSGSSSNNHRSPVPAPATPPTPPPKPPTPRSVDANPYPTTFVQADTSSFKHVVQMLTGSAETAAKHAVSNPKTSTPPPPSPSPATKPPGPKKPAFKLYERRSSMKNLKMISPLGPAFLHPGPVSPITAFSPRKQPEILSPSMLDFPSLVLSPVTPLIPDPFNRSPAPSSASSLSAEDRAIAEKGFYLHPSPRSTPRDGEPPRLLPLFPVTSPRVSQ, encoded by the coding sequence ATGGAAACCCACCCAAATCTCCAGGACCGGGAGATCCCTTCCCCAAACTCCAGCAGTGGTAGCAGCTCCAACAACCACCGTAGCCCTGTCCCAGCTCCGGCCACTCCTCCGACACCTCCTCCCAAACCTCCGACCCCAAGATCCGTCGACGCTAACCCTTATCCGACCACCTTCGTCCAAGCTGACACCTCCTCCTTCAAACACGTCGTCCAGATGCTCACCGGCTCCGCCGAAACAGCCGCGAAGCACGCCGTTTCCAACCCCAAGACCTCTACCCCTCCTCCCCCTTCCCCGTCCCCTGCCACCAAACCTCCTGGCCCTAAAAAACCTGCTTTTAAGCTCTACGAACGCCGCAGCAGCATGAAGAATCTCAAGATGATCAGCCCTCTTGGCCCTGCCTTCCTTCATCCCGGCCCTGTCTCTCCCATCACCGCCTTCTCTCCTCGCAAGCAGCCTGAGATCCTCTCCCCCAGCATGCTTGACTTCCCTTCTTTGGTTCTCTCCCCTGTCACTCCTTTGATCCCTGATCCATTCAATCGCTCCCCTGCTCCTAGCTCGGCCTCCTCCCTCTCCGCCGAGGACCGCGCCATCGCCGAGAAGGGCTTTTATCTCCATCCCTCCCCTCGTAGCACTCCCAGAGACGGCGAGCCTCCCCGGCTTCTCCCTCTTTTCCCTGTAACCTCTCCACGAGTTTCCCAGTGA